One bacterium DNA window includes the following coding sequences:
- the sufD gene encoding Fe-S cluster assembly protein SufD, whose protein sequence is MSETRPVTTSTISRETVERQSAAAGEPAWLLERRVAAWEAFVRLPPPSPIDEEWRRTDLSALDFNALRPLAAESGRKATPPAPLMRLVGDPAEAAGLRLVLDGTQIQSRLATELAKDGVVFSSLNDAVQTHADLVRSHLGTVVRDDENRYRALHGALWSGGTFLYVPDGVEVDLPLVAGTWLDRDGLLYSPHTLIVAGERSRVTLVELSASAEAPARTLINHEVELIPKPGAQIRYVNLEDWGRNVWELGIVRTVVERDATVHSLMVAFGAGLIKTNVESSLVGPGATSEMLGVLFGDGTQHFDYHTLQEHAAPSTTSDLLYKGALKDKARSVFAGLIRANHGAQKTNAFQLNRNLVLSEGARADSMPKLEILANDLRCTHGASTSRLNEDQIFYLMSRALPRSTAIRMMVDGFFAEIFDRIPLDLVRQRLNRAIERKMADTI, encoded by the coding sequence GTGAGTGAGACGCGTCCGGTAACGACCAGCACCATCAGCCGGGAAACCGTCGAGCGGCAGAGCGCCGCGGCCGGCGAACCGGCGTGGCTCCTGGAGCGCCGCGTGGCGGCGTGGGAGGCGTTCGTTCGTCTGCCCCCGCCGTCGCCGATCGACGAGGAGTGGCGGCGGACCGACCTGAGCGCTCTCGACTTCAACGCGCTCCGGCCGCTCGCCGCGGAGTCGGGGCGCAAGGCGACGCCGCCCGCGCCTCTCATGCGCCTGGTCGGCGATCCGGCCGAAGCGGCGGGGCTCCGCCTCGTGCTTGACGGGACGCAGATCCAATCCCGGCTCGCGACCGAACTGGCGAAGGACGGGGTGGTGTTCTCCTCGCTGAACGACGCGGTGCAGACCCACGCCGATCTGGTCCGCTCGCATCTCGGCACCGTCGTGCGGGACGACGAGAACCGATATCGGGCGCTCCACGGCGCGTTGTGGTCGGGCGGGACGTTCCTCTACGTGCCCGACGGGGTGGAGGTGGACCTCCCGCTCGTCGCGGGCACCTGGCTCGACCGCGACGGCCTGCTCTACTCGCCGCACACGCTCATCGTCGCGGGCGAGCGGAGCCGGGTGACGCTCGTCGAGCTCTCGGCCTCGGCCGAGGCGCCGGCCCGGACGCTCATCAATCACGAGGTCGAGCTGATTCCGAAGCCCGGGGCGCAGATCCGCTATGTGAACCTGGAGGACTGGGGGCGGAACGTTTGGGAGCTCGGCATCGTGCGCACGGTCGTCGAGCGCGACGCGACCGTCCACAGTCTGATGGTGGCGTTCGGCGCGGGCCTCATCAAGACGAACGTGGAGTCCAGTCTGGTGGGACCGGGCGCGACCTCGGAGATGCTGGGAGTGCTGTTTGGCGACGGCACCCAGCACTTTGACTACCATACGTTGCAGGAGCACGCCGCACCCAGCACCACGAGCGATCTGCTCTATAAAGGCGCGCTCAAGGACAAGGCGCGCTCGGTGTTTGCCGGGTTGATCCGCGCGAACCACGGGGCGCAGAAGACGAACGCGTTCCAGCTCAACCGCAACCTGGTGCTCTCGGAAGGCGCGCGGGCGGACAGCATGCCGAAGCTCGAGATCTTGGCGAACGACCTTCGGTGCACGCACGGCGCGAGCACGAGCCGGCTCAACGAGGACCAGATCTTCTACCTGATGAGCCGCGCCCTGCCCCGTTCCACGGCCATCCGGATGATGGTCGACGGATTCTTCGCGGAGATCTTCGATCGGATCCCGCTCGACTTGGTCCGCCAGCGACTCAACCGTGCGATCGAGCGCAAGATGGCGGACACGATATGA
- a CDS encoding non-heme iron oxygenase ferredoxin subunit — protein sequence MSEFVRVGRVADLPPGSVTQVEVDGHLVALANVDGQFYAIDDTCTHEEASLSEGGLVAEIVVCPKHGSRFNVKTGRVLSLPAVRSVAVYPVRVEGGDVLISPDAQPPSGMPHRR from the coding sequence ATGAGCGAGTTCGTCCGAGTCGGCCGAGTGGCGGATCTGCCGCCGGGCTCCGTGACCCAGGTGGAGGTGGACGGGCACCTGGTCGCGCTCGCCAACGTCGACGGACAGTTCTACGCGATCGACGACACCTGTACGCACGAGGAGGCGTCGCTCAGCGAGGGCGGGCTCGTTGCGGAGATCGTCGTGTGCCCCAAACACGGGTCCCGCTTCAATGTGAAGACCGGCCGGGTCCTCTCGCTGCCGGCGGTGCGGTCGGTCGCGGTCTATCCGGTTCGGGTCGAGGGCGGCGACGTGCTGATCTCGCCCGATGCGCAGCCGCCGAGTGGGATGCCGCACCGGCGGTAG
- a CDS encoding cysteine desulfurase: MAIPATIREDFPILKQRVHGKPLVYLDSANTSQKPRQVIDALVRYYEEYNANIHRGVYAIAERATAEYEAARAKMARFLGAAEPAEVVFTRNITEALNLVAHSWGRRHVGPGDEILTTEMEHHSDLVPWQFLAQERGARLRHIPFDGEGRLVLDDLDRLINARTKIVALVHVSNAFGTVNPVTEIARRAHAHGAVVVVDGAQSAPHRPVDVRALGADFFGFTGHKMLAPMGVGGLWGRRALLEEMEPFLGGGEMISDVWLDHATWNDVPWKFEAGTQNVGDTIALGVAVEYLERLGMDAVAAHEREITTYALERLREVPGLRILGPTTGDRGGVISFMMDGVHPHDVAQVLDEDGVCVRAGHHCTKPLHRRLGIGSSVRASFYVYTIREEIDVLVRSLLKVRSLFRVA; encoded by the coding sequence ATGGCGATTCCAGCGACGATCCGCGAGGACTTTCCCATCCTGAAGCAGCGGGTTCATGGGAAGCCGCTCGTCTATCTCGACAGCGCGAACACGTCGCAGAAGCCGCGACAAGTGATCGACGCCCTTGTGCGGTACTATGAGGAGTACAACGCGAATATCCACCGCGGGGTATACGCCATCGCCGAGCGCGCGACGGCGGAATACGAGGCGGCGCGCGCCAAGATGGCCCGGTTTCTCGGTGCGGCCGAGCCGGCCGAGGTCGTCTTTACGCGCAACATCACCGAAGCGCTGAACCTCGTGGCGCATTCTTGGGGCCGCCGTCACGTGGGCCCCGGCGACGAGATCCTCACGACGGAGATGGAGCACCACAGCGATCTTGTGCCGTGGCAGTTCCTCGCGCAGGAACGCGGCGCGCGCCTCAGGCACATCCCGTTCGATGGTGAAGGCCGCCTCGTGCTGGACGATCTCGATCGCCTGATCAATGCGCGGACGAAGATCGTGGCGCTGGTTCACGTCAGCAACGCCTTCGGGACGGTCAACCCGGTCACGGAAATCGCCCGGCGCGCCCACGCGCACGGGGCCGTTGTCGTCGTGGATGGGGCACAAAGCGCGCCGCACCGCCCAGTGGACGTGCGCGCGCTCGGGGCGGACTTCTTCGGGTTCACGGGCCACAAGATGCTTGCGCCGATGGGCGTTGGCGGGCTCTGGGGACGGCGCGCCCTGCTCGAGGAGATGGAGCCGTTTCTGGGCGGCGGCGAGATGATCAGCGACGTGTGGCTCGATCACGCGACGTGGAACGACGTGCCGTGGAAGTTCGAGGCCGGCACCCAGAACGTCGGGGACACGATCGCGTTGGGCGTGGCGGTCGAGTACCTGGAGCGCCTCGGCATGGACGCGGTCGCGGCGCACGAGCGCGAGATCACCACCTACGCGCTCGAGCGGCTTCGGGAGGTGCCGGGTCTTCGGATCCTCGGGCCCACGACCGGAGACCGCGGCGGCGTCATTTCGTTCATGATGGACGGCGTGCACCCGCACGACGTCGCGCAGGTGCTGGACGAGGACGGCGTGTGCGTGCGGGCCGGGCACCACTGCACGAAGCCGCTGCACCGGCGCCTCGGGATCGGCTCGTCGGTGCGGGCGAGCTTCTATGTGTATACGATCCGGGAGGAGATCGACGTGCTCGTGCGCTCGCTGCTCAAGGTGAGGAGCCTGTTCCGTGTCGCTTGA
- a CDS encoding SUF system NifU family Fe-S cluster assembly protein: MSLDELYRDVILDHYSHPRNKGLAEPADAVRDGANPLCGDEIRVSLRVRDGVVEDVQFDGKGCSISQASASMMTELVKGKRVEDARQAIAAVKAMMRGEQTPPDGLGDLEALQGVRKFPVRVKCATLSWITLELALEDLAASP, encoded by the coding sequence GTGTCGCTTGACGAGCTGTACCGCGACGTGATCCTGGACCACTACAGCCATCCCCGGAACAAGGGGCTGGCGGAGCCCGCGGATGCGGTCCGCGACGGCGCCAACCCGCTCTGCGGGGACGAGATCCGCGTGTCGCTCAGGGTCCGCGACGGGGTCGTCGAGGACGTCCAGTTCGACGGCAAGGGGTGCTCGATCAGCCAGGCGTCCGCGTCGATGATGACCGAGCTGGTCAAAGGGAAGCGGGTCGAGGACGCGCGGCAGGCGATCGCCGCGGTCAAGGCGATGATGCGTGGCGAACAGACGCCGCCGGACGGACTCGGGGACCTGGAGGCGCTGCAGGGCGTGCGCAAATTCCCGGTCCGCGTGAAATGCGCCACCCTCTCCTGGATCACACTCGAGCTCGCGCTCGAGGACCTCGCGGCCTCGCCCTAG
- a CDS encoding NADH-quinone oxidoreductase subunit B family protein: MAGVPSGPNATPAEPRRSQIAPLAQAVEILDSLPGGGLVLTTLEHALNWGRAASLWPLTFGLACCAIEMMAAFASRFDLDRMGVIPRASPRQADLMIVAGRCSIKLAPIVRRLWEQMPEPRYVISMGSCATCGGPFFYDNYSILKGVDQVVPVDVYVPGCPPRPEALIEGILKLQERIKTEPFLRRQALAAIEAQAGTR, translated from the coding sequence ATGGCAGGAGTGCCGTCCGGACCCAATGCGACGCCGGCCGAACCGAGGCGCAGCCAGATCGCCCCGCTCGCGCAGGCCGTCGAGATCCTGGACAGCCTGCCCGGCGGCGGCCTCGTGCTGACGACCCTGGAGCACGCGCTGAACTGGGGGCGGGCCGCGTCGCTGTGGCCGCTGACGTTCGGGCTCGCCTGCTGCGCGATCGAGATGATGGCCGCGTTTGCGAGCCGGTTCGACCTTGATCGGATGGGGGTGATTCCCCGGGCGTCGCCGCGGCAGGCGGACTTGATGATCGTCGCCGGCCGGTGCTCGATCAAGTTGGCGCCGATCGTGCGGCGGCTGTGGGAGCAGATGCCGGAGCCGCGGTACGTCATTTCGATGGGATCGTGCGCAACCTGCGGCGGGCCGTTCTTCTACGACAACTATTCGATCCTGAAGGGCGTGGATCAGGTGGTGCCCGTGGACGTCTACGTGCCGGGCTGTCCACCACGGCCCGAAGCGCTGATCGAGGGCATCCTGAAGCTGCAGGAGCGGATCAAGACGGAACCGTTCCTGCGCCGGCAAGCGCTCGCTGCGATCGAAGCCCAGGCCGGGACGCGATAG
- a CDS encoding NADH-quinone oxidoreductase subunit D has translation MSLRTEELLLNMGPQHPSTHGVLRLVVTLDGENIKDVWPDIGYLHSSVEKMMEYRTYVQNVALTDRGMDYLVALNNEAAYCLAIEALAGVEVPERARYIRVIFQELNRLASHLVWLGTWGIDLGATTVFLWCFRERERILDLFEQVTGGRLHHVYFRIGGVYADLPDGWTGACEAFLDYFLPHVDEYHGLLTQNPIFEARTRGVGVINRRDAVAMGASGPVGRASGIAYDVRKAAPYEVYDRLEFDVPVHTEGDCYARYLVRMEEMRQSVRIVRRALRDLPDGETRTRVPTTMKPPRGEVYVRTESPRGTLGVYAVSDGGETPYRVKIRAPSFTNLYALTEMMKGWKIADVIAILGSTDIVLSDVDR, from the coding sequence GTGTCGCTTCGCACCGAAGAGCTGCTGCTGAACATGGGACCGCAGCACCCCAGCACCCACGGCGTGCTGCGCCTGGTTGTCACCCTCGACGGCGAAAACATCAAGGATGTCTGGCCGGACATCGGCTACCTGCACTCCTCCGTCGAGAAGATGATGGAGTACCGGACGTACGTGCAGAACGTGGCGCTGACGGATCGCGGCATGGACTATCTCGTTGCGCTCAACAACGAGGCCGCGTACTGCCTCGCGATCGAAGCCCTCGCCGGTGTCGAGGTGCCGGAGCGGGCGCGGTACATTCGCGTGATCTTTCAGGAGCTCAACCGCCTCGCCAGCCACCTTGTCTGGCTCGGTACCTGGGGGATCGATCTCGGGGCGACGACGGTCTTCCTCTGGTGCTTCCGCGAGCGCGAGCGGATTCTGGATCTGTTCGAGCAGGTCACCGGGGGGCGACTGCACCACGTGTACTTCCGGATCGGGGGCGTGTACGCCGACCTCCCGGACGGCTGGACCGGCGCGTGCGAGGCGTTTCTCGACTATTTCTTGCCGCATGTCGACGAATATCATGGGTTGCTCACCCAAAACCCGATCTTCGAGGCGCGGACCCGTGGGGTCGGGGTGATCAACCGGCGCGACGCGGTCGCGATGGGGGCGTCGGGGCCGGTGGGCCGCGCGAGCGGGATCGCGTACGACGTGCGCAAGGCCGCTCCCTACGAGGTCTACGATCGGCTGGAGTTCGACGTGCCCGTCCACACGGAGGGCGACTGCTACGCTCGGTACCTGGTGCGGATGGAGGAGATGCGGCAGTCGGTGCGGATCGTGCGGCGGGCGCTCCGAGATCTGCCGGACGGGGAGACCCGCACGCGCGTGCCCACGACGATGAAGCCGCCGCGCGGCGAGGTGTACGTCCGTACCGAGTCCCCGCGCGGCACGCTCGGCGTGTACGCCGTGAGCGACGGCGGCGAGACACCGTACCGCGTGAAGATCCGGGCGCCCTCGTTCACCAACCTGTACGCGCTCACGGAGATGATGAAGGGGTGGAAGATCGCGGACGTCATCGCGATCCTGGGCAGCACCGACATCGTGTTGTCGGACGTGGATCGGTAG
- a CDS encoding NADH-quinone oxidoreductase subunit I, which translates to MSVAERVIRGAAALGTGLGMTFRTMFRPKVTVRYPVEKLPTSHRFHGLLSLPIDPETGKDRCIICFQCERICPDRCIHIEAEGKGKERQLSRFDIEIDKCCYCGLCVEVCPTEAIVFVPQYETSTYNRARLLYSHEDLNRAAPKEPIATGIVSRRHE; encoded by the coding sequence ATGAGCGTTGCCGAACGCGTCATTCGGGGGGCGGCCGCGTTGGGAACCGGCCTCGGCATGACCTTCCGCACCATGTTCCGCCCCAAGGTCACGGTGAGATATCCGGTCGAGAAGCTGCCGACCTCGCACCGCTTTCACGGGCTGCTGTCGCTGCCGATCGACCCCGAGACGGGCAAGGATCGGTGCATCATCTGCTTCCAGTGCGAGCGCATCTGCCCGGACCGGTGCATCCACATCGAGGCGGAGGGGAAGGGGAAGGAGCGTCAGCTCAGCCGTTTCGATATCGAGATCGATAAGTGCTGTTACTGCGGCCTGTGCGTCGAGGTGTGCCCGACGGAGGCGATCGTGTTCGTGCCGCAATACGAGACGTCGACGTACAACCGCGCCCGCCTTCTCTACTCGCACGAGGACCTCAACCGCGCGGCGCCCAAGGAGCCGATCGCCACGGGCATCGTCTCGAGGCGGCACGAATGA
- a CDS encoding NADH-quinone oxidoreductase subunit C, with the protein MTPERVAELRQRFPHLRDLVAEQHAEEAKGDEAWAVKEREWQAAVEQAKAEGKPAPRPLRREESPVYRYRAPTFQVGREEIVEVCRWLRDNPEFDMAVLEFVSAVDWPDRFDVVYQLVSLARSHGVILKVAVAKDDAHVPSVVEVWRGADWHEREAYDLFGIVFDGHPDLRRIMMSEDWKGHPLRKDYVYEDPQWLVDVAVKRQREIAATGDGDGRGSRS; encoded by the coding sequence ATGACCCCCGAACGGGTTGCCGAACTGCGTCAGCGCTTTCCGCACCTCCGCGATCTCGTCGCCGAACAGCACGCGGAGGAGGCGAAGGGCGACGAGGCTTGGGCGGTCAAGGAACGCGAGTGGCAGGCCGCGGTCGAGCAGGCCAAGGCGGAGGGGAAACCGGCCCCGCGGCCGCTCCGGCGGGAAGAATCGCCCGTGTACCGGTACCGGGCGCCGACGTTTCAAGTGGGCCGCGAGGAGATCGTCGAGGTATGCCGGTGGCTCCGCGACAATCCCGAGTTCGACATGGCCGTGCTCGAGTTCGTGTCCGCGGTGGACTGGCCGGATCGGTTCGATGTGGTGTACCAACTCGTGTCCCTCGCCCGATCCCACGGCGTCATACTCAAGGTCGCGGTGGCGAAGGACGATGCGCACGTCCCCTCCGTCGTCGAGGTCTGGCGCGGCGCGGACTGGCACGAGCGCGAGGCCTACGACCTGTTCGGCATTGTGTTTGACGGGCATCCGGATCTGCGGCGCATCATGATGAGCGAGGACTGGAAAGGGCATCCGCTGCGCAAGGACTACGTCTACGAGGACCCCCAGTGGCTGGTCGACGTTGCGGTCAAGCGGCAGCGCGAGATCGCGGCCACGGGGGACGGCGACGGGCGGGGCTCGCGAAGCTGA
- a CDS encoding molybdopterin-dependent oxidoreductase, translating into MTRKRVMWARGFWAGAAGGVAVAAVLFAYRFATGMPTLQEALAERMIRMLPYQVFALILEKLQHQAKPLGLAMAVLTSIIGLGVGGMVYAGLARGSRWPRTALIVATAAVVWVILTFAFLPGIEGGLLGVPLTTVVTAPELPMAIASLVYGLVLVLLYGRPGEARAMARESRPGSGGVAASAQTGTARGGDTVGRRDLLRRSALLVLAAAAGTTAASWITAAGGAVARAAEQTFRLIKGMPDELTPIGEFYQVSKNFFDPTVDVKKWTLEVTGMVNKPLKFSFDEFQKAAAPVERYHTFECISNEVGGDLIGNAKWTGLRMKDVLDLAGLKPGVTNIIMRSADSYAESMSIDVAMDPMTLLAYKMDGEPIPQKHGAPVRVLIMNRYGMKQPKWLTSIEAANHDFTGYWEQQGWSKQALVKTNSAFKVETKDGTMLALGGWAFAGDRGISKVEVSPDDGKTWIQAAVKPALGPNAWQFWSLQWTPPQKGEYSLKVRATDGKGALQPESPAPTLPDGAQGYHTVRVKFD; encoded by the coding sequence ATGACACGGAAACGGGTGATGTGGGCGCGCGGCTTCTGGGCCGGGGCCGCCGGAGGCGTTGCGGTCGCGGCAGTGCTGTTCGCGTACCGTTTTGCCACGGGGATGCCGACGCTGCAGGAGGCGCTCGCCGAGCGCATGATTCGCATGCTGCCCTATCAGGTCTTCGCCCTGATCCTCGAGAAGCTGCAGCACCAGGCCAAACCGCTCGGGTTGGCCATGGCGGTCCTGACGAGCATCATCGGGCTCGGCGTCGGCGGGATGGTGTACGCCGGGCTGGCCCGCGGGAGCCGGTGGCCGCGCACCGCGCTCATCGTTGCCACCGCCGCGGTCGTCTGGGTGATCCTGACGTTTGCGTTTCTCCCCGGAATCGAAGGCGGGCTGCTGGGGGTGCCGCTGACGACCGTCGTCACCGCACCCGAACTCCCGATGGCGATCGCGAGCCTGGTCTACGGGCTCGTGCTGGTGCTGCTGTACGGGCGTCCTGGAGAGGCACGCGCGATGGCCCGAGAGAGCCGGCCGGGAAGCGGCGGCGTCGCGGCGTCCGCGCAGACGGGGACCGCTCGAGGCGGGGACACCGTCGGGCGTCGGGATCTGCTACGTCGGTCGGCGCTGCTCGTGCTGGCGGCCGCCGCCGGCACGACGGCGGCGTCGTGGATCACGGCCGCCGGCGGCGCGGTGGCGCGCGCGGCCGAGCAGACGTTCCGGTTGATCAAGGGGATGCCGGACGAACTGACGCCGATCGGAGAGTTCTATCAGGTGTCCAAGAACTTCTTCGACCCCACGGTCGACGTGAAGAAGTGGACGCTCGAGGTCACCGGGATGGTAAACAAGCCGCTCAAGTTCTCGTTCGACGAGTTTCAGAAGGCGGCGGCGCCGGTGGAGCGGTACCACACGTTTGAGTGCATCAGCAACGAGGTGGGCGGCGACTTGATCGGCAACGCGAAGTGGACGGGGTTGCGGATGAAGGATGTGCTGGATCTCGCCGGGCTGAAGCCCGGGGTCACGAACATCATCATGCGCAGCGCCGACAGCTACGCGGAGTCGATGTCGATCGACGTCGCCATGGATCCGATGACGCTGCTGGCCTACAAGATGGACGGCGAGCCGATCCCGCAGAAGCACGGCGCGCCCGTGCGCGTGCTCATCATGAACCGGTACGGGATGAAGCAGCCAAAGTGGCTCACCAGCATCGAGGCGGCAAACCACGATTTCACGGGGTACTGGGAACAGCAAGGCTGGAGCAAGCAGGCGCTCGTGAAGACGAACAGTGCGTTCAAGGTCGAGACGAAGGACGGCACGATGCTCGCGCTCGGCGGCTGGGCGTTCGCCGGCGATCGCGGGATCTCCAAGGTGGAAGTCAGTCCCGACGACGGCAAGACGTGGATCCAAGCGGCCGTGAAACCGGCGCTCGGGCCGAACGCCTGGCAGTTCTGGTCGCTCCAATGGACGCCCCCGCAGAAGGGCGAGTACAGCCTGAAGGTCCGCGCGACCGACGGGAAGGGGGCGCTGCAACCGGAGAGCCCGGCGCCTACGCTGCCCGACGGAGCGCAAGGGTACCATACGGTCCGCGTAAAGTTCGACTGA
- the def gene encoding peptide deformylase: protein MRPIVKLGTPDGAVLRTRSRPVGSVGAVVRALISDLIATMRRAQGVGLAAPQVGVRLRVLVADPGTGPIALVNPRMRRRWGTQIGPEGCLSVPGVLYNVPRALGVEVEGFAATGRRILVRGTGLLARILQHEIDHLNGIMFFDRLPKRRGVRARAAAPARRRAPKTAAARRRK from the coding sequence GTGCGCCCGATCGTCAAGCTCGGCACGCCGGACGGCGCGGTGCTGCGCACGCGCAGCCGCCCCGTCGGGTCCGTGGGGGCCGTGGTGCGGGCATTGATCTCAGACCTGATCGCGACGATGCGACGCGCCCAGGGGGTCGGTCTCGCGGCCCCGCAAGTCGGCGTGCGGCTCCGGGTCCTCGTGGCTGACCCCGGCACCGGGCCCATCGCCCTCGTGAACCCTCGCATGCGTCGCCGCTGGGGCACCCAGATCGGCCCCGAGGGCTGTCTGAGCGTTCCGGGCGTTCTGTACAATGTCCCGCGCGCGCTCGGCGTGGAGGTCGAGGGCTTCGCCGCGACCGGCCGGCGCATCCTCGTCCGCGGCACGGGATTGCTCGCGCGGATCCTCCAGCACGAGATCGACCATCTCAACGGGATCATGTTTTTCGACCGGCTTCCCAAGCGGCGAGGCGTTCGGGCCCGCGCGGCGGCGCCCGCGCGTCGACGCGCGCCTAAGACCGCTGCGGCGCGCCGAAGGAAGTGA